A single genomic interval of Tursiops truncatus isolate mTurTru1 chromosome 1, mTurTru1.mat.Y, whole genome shotgun sequence harbors:
- the NECTIN4 gene encoding nectin-4 isoform X5: MPLSLGAEMCGPEAWLPLLLLASFTGRCPAGELETSDLVTVVLGQDAKLPCFYRGDPGEQVEQVAWARVHEGEGGQELALLNSKYGLYVSSAYEGRVEQPPPPRNPLDGAVLLRNAVQADEGEYECRVSTFPAGSFQAQLRLRVLVPPLPSLNPGPALEEGQGLTLAASCTAEGSPAPSVTWDTEVKGTTSSRSFAHSRSAAVTSEFHLVPSRSMNGQPLTCVVSHPGLLQDQRITHILQVAFLAEASVRGLEDQKLWQVGREGAMLKCLSEGQPPPSYNWTRLDGPLPSGVQAEGDTLTFPPLTTEHSGTYVCHVSNELSSRDSQVDVDVLADPQDTTGKQVDLVSASVVVVGVIAALLFCLLVVVVVLMSRYHRRKAQQMTQKYEEELTLTRENSIRRLHSHHSDPRNQPEESVGLTAEGHPDGLKDNSSCSVMSEEAEGRSYSTLTTVREIETQTELLSPGSGRTEEEEDQDEGIKQAMNHFVQENGTLRAKPTGNGIYINGRGHLV, translated from the exons GTCGGTGCCCGGCGGGCGAGCTGGAGACCTCGGACTTGGTGACCGTGGTGCTGGGCCAGGACGCAAAACTGCCCTGCTTCTACCGAGGGGACCCGGGCGAGCAGGTGGAGCAAGTGGCATGGGCTCGTGTGCATGAGGGCGAGGGCGGCCAGGAGCTGGCACTTCTGAACTCTAAATACGGGCTATACGTGAGCTCAGCCTACGAGGGCCGCGTGGAACAGCCGCCTCCCCCAAGGAACCCCCTGGACGGTGCGGTGCTTCTGCGCAACGCGGTGCAGGCGGACGAGGGCGAGTATGAGTGTCGCGTCAGTACCTTCCCTGCCGGCAGCTTCCAGGCGCAGCTTCGGCTCCGCGTGCTGG TGCCTCCCCTGCCCTCGCTGAATCCTGGTCCAGCACTAGAAGAGGGCCAGGGCCTGACACTGGCAGCTTCCTGCACAGCAGAGGGTAGCCCGGCCCCCAGCGTGACCTGGGACACAGAGGTCAAGGGCACAACATCCAGCCGCTCTTTCGCGCACTCTCGCTCAGCTGCTGTCACTTCAGAATTCCATCTGGTGCCCAGCCGCAGCATGAATGGACAGCCACTTACCTGCGTGGTGTCGCACCCTGGCCTGCTCCAGGACCAAAGGATCACCCACATCCTCCAAGTGGCCT TCCTTGCTGAGGCCTCTGTGAGGGGCCTTGAAGACCAAAAGCTGTGGCAGGTTGGCAGAGAAGGAGCTATGCTCAAGTGCCTGAGTGAAGGGCAGCCTCCTCCCTCGTACAACTGGACACG GCTGGACGGGCCTCTGCCCAGTGGGGTACAAGCAGAAGGAGATACCCTGACCTTCCCCCCGCTGACCACTGAGCACAGTGGCACCTACGTCTGCCATGTCAGCAATGAGCTCTCCTCAAGGGATTCGCAGGTGGATGTGGATGTTCTTG CAGACCCCCAGGATACCACGGGGAAGCAGGTGGATCTGGTGTCGGCCtccgtggtggtggtgggtgtgATCGCCGCACTCTTGTTCTGCcttctggtggtggtggtggtgctcaTGTCCCGATACCATCGGCGCAAGGCCCAGCAGATGACCCAGAAATA TGAGGAGGAGCTGACCCTGACCAGGGAGAACTCCATCCGGAGGCTGCATTCCCATCACTCGGACCCCAGGAACCAG CCGGAGGAGAGTGTAGGGCTGACAGCCGAGGGCCACCCTGATGGTCTCAAGGACAACAGTAGCTGCTCTGTGATG AGCGAAGAGGCAGAGGGCCGCAGTTACTCCACGCTGACCACAGTGCGGGAGATTGAAACACAGACTGAACTGTTGTCTCCAGGCTCTGGGCggacagaggaggaggaagatcAGGATGAAGGCATCAAACAGGCCATGAACCATTTTGTTCAGGAGAACGGGACCCTGCGGGCCAAGCCCACGGGCAATGGCATCTACATCAATGGGCGGGGGCACCTGGTCTGA